The following coding sequences lie in one Deltaproteobacteria bacterium genomic window:
- a CDS encoding thrombospondin type 3 repeat-containing protein, with product MPIPLIYLVGLGLTLAACANKKPEEKNECWEDTPEGRKPCKREAIPGPNPPMDTDGDGVPDDRDQCPNEAHIGSSDGCAPKIAVIDPENPSLFCDGDNDGDGIKNCEDQCPDIAGIAEAKGCTDLSYPLNKDYFHLVAEQSSAFQQIDTSRPCTHFYPLTNHTGTLLWSNGHSLKVRTTTQATDTVILSVSQLEPDIDLCPLRKAVAIDSRGRNVVLWQQGSAGELSTLFFQRFEANGTPIGDKITVDSFPMPNLGPRGDVKIASLAIKQNDDAVVAWVNRDKVMLREFPVTGADRPNQLVNVRSIYNPRSVNPDIALDSYGNMAVVWQEGTDETGKIGNAIYEANRTDPNSRFVGSISSQGENPSVAIAGGLIAYSWEEQGIRFQMQEKSATLYYVDKWSAPLTIEDSTTALHPSVVLDLSGRLTLSWLNVRADSNAYQLELKDFANYQWVAVQSPVSSLTIDGAVAAGWAPLISTRGLQSSLALFYPSPDTATWQIPFFDWMGSQSPVPGPALELEPTLITIGSGPAVLNWRNVGSELLTFTWSLSGGFFIQRDTARLSQGNETLESATGKANMMVSDGTSYTGNLTLRTNDPAHSVVTVTIQRGR from the coding sequence GGGAAGATACGCCTGAAGGAAGAAAACCGTGCAAACGGGAAGCTATTCCGGGTCCAAACCCTCCTATGGATACTGACGGCGACGGTGTTCCCGACGACAGAGATCAATGTCCCAACGAAGCTCACATCGGCTCGTCAGACGGCTGTGCCCCGAAAATTGCTGTGATTGATCCCGAAAATCCGTCTCTTTTTTGTGACGGCGATAATGACGGTGATGGGATAAAAAATTGCGAAGATCAGTGTCCTGACATTGCAGGTATCGCGGAAGCCAAGGGATGTACCGATCTATCCTATCCTTTAAACAAAGATTATTTTCATCTTGTGGCAGAACAATCTTCTGCTTTTCAACAAATAGATACCTCTCGCCCTTGCACTCATTTTTATCCTTTAACAAATCACACGGGAACTCTTTTGTGGTCGAACGGACACAGTCTCAAAGTGCGCACAACAACACAGGCAACGGATACGGTGATTCTTTCAGTCTCGCAGTTGGAACCCGATATCGATTTGTGTCCGTTGCGCAAAGCAGTTGCCATCGATAGTCGGGGAAGAAATGTGGTGTTGTGGCAGCAGGGCTCTGCAGGTGAATTGTCTACGCTTTTCTTTCAGCGCTTTGAAGCAAATGGAACTCCCATCGGAGATAAAATCACCGTTGATTCTTTTCCAATGCCCAATTTGGGACCGAGAGGGGATGTCAAGATTGCAAGTCTTGCCATCAAACAAAATGATGATGCCGTTGTTGCTTGGGTCAATCGGGATAAGGTGATGTTGCGTGAGTTTCCGGTTACCGGAGCGGATAGGCCAAACCAGTTGGTTAATGTTCGTTCCATTTACAATCCGCGCAGTGTCAATCCCGATATTGCTCTGGATTCTTATGGAAACATGGCAGTGGTTTGGCAGGAAGGGACCGATGAGACCGGTAAAATTGGAAATGCCATTTATGAAGCAAACCGTACCGATCCCAACAGTCGATTTGTCGGATCGATTTCTTCACAGGGAGAAAATCCTTCCGTGGCTATTGCCGGAGGATTGATTGCCTACAGCTGGGAAGAACAAGGGATTCGTTTTCAAATGCAGGAAAAAAGTGCAACTCTTTATTATGTTGATAAATGGAGCGCGCCCTTGACCATCGAAGACAGCACCACAGCACTTCATCCTTCTGTAGTGTTGGACCTTTCCGGACGATTGACCCTAAGTTGGCTCAATGTACGAGCAGATTCCAATGCCTATCAATTGGAGCTCAAAGATTTTGCAAACTATCAATGGGTTGCCGTGCAATCCCCCGTTTCTTCTCTGACGATTGATGGAGCAGTGGCGGCAGGTTGGGCTCCCTTGATTTCGACACGAGGCCTGCAGTCGTCGCTGGCTCTTTTTTATCCCAGTCCGGATACGGCAACATGGCAAATCCCCTTTTTCGACTGGATGGGAAGTCAATCTCCCGTGCCGGGACCGGCACTCGAATTGGAACCCACTTTGATTACGATCGGTTCGGGTCCTGCTGTTTTGAATTGGCGTAATGTTGGTTCAGAGCTACTTACATTTACTTGGAGTCTGAGTGGCGGATTTTTTATTCAGCGTGACACGGCACGCTTGTCTCAAGGAAATGAAACGCTGGAATCCGCCACGGGTAAAGCCAACATGATGGTAAGTGACGGTACATCCTACACGGGCAATCTCACCTTGCGAACAAATGACCCGGCACATTCTGTTGTGACCGTTACTATTCAGAGAGGACGTTAA